One Verrucomicrobiota bacterium DNA window includes the following coding sequences:
- a CDS encoding FKBP-type peptidyl-prolyl cis-trans isomerase, translating into MITNAFYKILFSTALSFLSLWLVGCGKQPNAETVEAKDPVQSEPIMTEEITEKQKIFRTLGFSIGTDLMLNSYSEDEVAQIIEGFRLASKGEKPEYVDGLQEEAFQIFNDKRSSAAQKQEQSAVADNKAAGEAYFAQLDGKEGITTTGSGLRYEILNKGSETYATASDSVNVHYHGTLIDGTVFDSSVDRGEPVTFPLSGVIKGFSEGLTLVGEGGKIRLYMPSDIAYGDRGAGGAIGPGASLIFEVEILKINP; encoded by the coding sequence ATGATTACAAACGCTTTTTATAAAATCTTATTTTCCACCGCCTTAAGCTTCCTGTCTCTCTGGCTTGTCGGCTGTGGCAAACAACCCAATGCCGAAACAGTTGAAGCTAAAGATCCAGTGCAATCCGAACCCATTATGACTGAAGAAATTACTGAGAAACAAAAAATATTCCGCACGTTAGGATTTTCTATAGGAACGGATTTGATGTTAAATTCATACTCTGAAGATGAAGTGGCTCAAATTATTGAAGGGTTTCGCCTGGCTTCGAAAGGTGAAAAGCCTGAATACGTCGACGGTCTTCAAGAAGAAGCGTTTCAGATTTTCAATGATAAGCGTTCAAGTGCAGCGCAAAAGCAGGAACAATCTGCTGTCGCTGATAATAAAGCTGCGGGCGAGGCATATTTTGCCCAGTTGGATGGCAAAGAGGGGATTACAACAACGGGATCCGGGCTGCGCTATGAAATCTTGAACAAGGGATCTGAAACCTACGCTACTGCGTCGGATAGCGTAAACGTGCATTACCATGGGACTTTAATTGATGGAACGGTATTCGATAGTTCGGTTGATAGAGGAGAACCAGTAACGTTTCCACTTAGTGGAGTAATTAAAGGTTTCAGTGAAGGACTTACTCTGGTTGGAGAAGGCGGAAAGATTCGCTTGTATATGCCGTCCGATATTGCCTATGGCGATCGTGGCGCCGGCGGTGCTATTGGCCCCGGAGCATCTCTTATTTTCGAAGTGGAAATTTTGAAAATAAATCCGTAG